The nucleotide window GCAGCCCGCGGCAATCGTCGCCACGGCCTCGCCAGCCCGCGCGACCTCGAAGGGGCGCTCGACGCGGTCGGATGTACTGGCGGACTGAAGCAAGAGCACGAGGGCCGCCGTCGCCAGACTCGACATGCGCTGCACCTTACCACCAGCCACCAGACCCAGGGTCAGACGGGGGTCAGACCGGGGTCAGACCGGGGTCAGACCGGGGTCAGACCGGGGTCAGACCACCAGCGGAGGAACTGCGATCAGCGACGCGGCGCACCCGCGCAACCGCTGCGTACTTGTGCCGGCATCCACGGCGGCCGCCTCACGCACTCAAGCACTTAGCGCTGCGCAGTCGATTGCATGACTGCGCCAGCCCTGCTCGCTGCCGTTCCGCTCCTGCTCGGCGTGCTCGCCGGATCGTGGCTCACGCCCTCACCGGCCTGGCTCGCCGTCGCCCTCGTGGCGACCTGGACGCTCTGCGCGACGACGACCTGGGTGCGTCCGCGCCGCGAGACCGTCGCGGCGCTGGGCCGCGCGGCGGCGCTGGCATCGGCGTGCGCCGGCAGCGGCCTCGCCGGCGCGACGCTCGGGTCAACAGCGCAGCGGCAGGCGGACCGGCCGTCGCTGCTGGCGGCGTACGACACTGCCATCGCGGATCGGCCGGTGCATCTCACTGGCGTTCTCCGAGACGACGCTTCGGCCGCGCGGACGGGCGTGAGCCTGACGCTCGACGTGATCACGCTGGAGGGACGCCCGATCGACGGCGGCGTGCGCCTGTCGATCGCGGGCGGACTGGCGCTGCAGAACGCGGCCGCCTGGCGCGCCGGCCGGACGCTGGCGCTCGACGCGGCATTGCGCGAGCCGCTGGACTATCGTGATCCCGGCGTGCCGAGCGATCAGGCGCGGCTGGCCCGGCAGGGGATTGCGCTGATCGGATCCGTCAAGAGCGCGGCGCTCGTATCGGTCGTGTCACACGGATCGCTGATCACCGAATCGGCCGCATGGCTGCGCGACTTCGTGCGCGCCGGCACCGCCGACGCGGTCGGCCGATGGAGCCCGGTCTCGGCTGGCGTGGTGACCGCGATCCTGATCGGCGATCGCACCGGGTTGTCGCCGGAAGACGAACGCCGCCTGCAGGAGGCCGGCACCTATCATGTCATCGCGATCTCGGGCGGCAACATCGCGCTCCTGACCGCGCTCATCATCGCGGCCGGGCGTGCCGCGCGGCTGCCAGCGAGGCCCACCGCCGCGGCGTCGATCGGCCTGCTCGCGTTCTATGGGTATGCCGCGGGTCTCGCGCCATCGGTTCTCCGCGCCACCGTAGCGGGCATGATCTACCTGACGGCCCGCGCCGCGGATCATCGCGGGGCGGCGATCAACGCCGTCGCGGTCGCGGCGACGGTCGCCTGCGTGACGGCGCCGTTGAGCGTGCTCGATCCCGGATTCATTCTGTCGTTCGGCGCGACCCTGGCGATCGTGATCGCAGTCAACCGTTTCATGCCCAGACGGGCAGCGCGGAGGGCGCCGAGGCCCAGCCTGCCGCGGCGTGTGCTCGGTGCGGTCGGGATGGCGGCGGCGGGCCTTGGTGCGGCGACGCTCTGTGCGGAACTGGCGCTGGCGCCGGTCGGCGCATCGCTCTTCGGGCGCGTCAGCCTCGCGGGTCTCGTCCTGAACTTTGCGGCGATTCCGTTGATGGAGATCATCCAGACGGCTGGCCTGGCAGCGGTCGTGCTCGACGCGGTCGCGCCGCGGCTCGCCGCGCTGCCGGGCTGGGTTGCGCACATCGGGACGGCGGGGCTCCTCCAGTCGGCCGCACTCGTCGACCACGCGCCGTGGCTCGTCCGCGACGTGCCGCCGCCGGCGTGGTGGCTGATCGCGGCGTGGTATGCAGCCTGGAGCGTGGCGATCGCCGCCAGACGCCGCGTGTCGAGGATGTCGGCGGCGGCGGTCGGGGCCCTCGCCGGTGTGCTGATGCTGTGGGGCGCGCCGTCGCTGCGGGCGACACGGGTGCGCGCGCCGCCGCCAGGCTGGACCCGCTACGTCGTACTCGATGTTGGACAGGGGGACGCCACGCTGATCGAGCCCGCCGGTGCCGCGCCGATGCTCGTCGACGCGGGCGGCGCTCCCGGGTCGACGTTCGATCTGGGGCGCCGGGTGACACTGCCGGCGCTGTGGGCGTTCGGCGTTCAGCGCCTCGGGGCACTCGTCCTGACGCACGGCGATCCCGACCACATCGGCGGCGCGCCGCCGCTCCTGCGCGCGCTGGCTCCGCGGGCGATCTGGGTCGGTGTGCCGGTCCCGCGGCATGAGCCGCTGCAGCGCTTGCAGGCGGCCGCGTCGGCGGCGGGGATCCCGTGGCTGTCGCGCCGGGCGGGCGAATCGATCACCGCCGGAGCCGTCACCCTGCGGGTGCTCAATCCGCCGCTACCCGAGTGGGAGCGCCAGCGCGTGCGCAACGACGACTCGGTCGTGCTCGAGGCGCGTATCGGCGGCGTCGCCGTGCTGCTCCCCGGCGACATCTCGCAGGCCGTCGAACCGGACGTCCTGGCGCATTTCGAAGCCGCACCGCTCGTCGTGGTGAAGGCGCCGCATCATGGCAGCGCCGGAAGCAGTGCTCCGCGCTTCGTCGCCACGCTCCGTCCCGCCCTTGTCGTGTTCAGCGCCGGGCGGCGCAACCCGTTCGGCCATCCTGCGGCGGCGGTCGTCGAGCGCTACCGCGCGGCGGGCGCGCTCATCTTCAGCACCGCCGAGGACGGCGCGATTGTGCTCGACACCGACGGCACCCGCGTCGAGGTGTGGTGCCCGGCCACCGGCAGAAAGGCGTCGCTCGCTCTCACAGACCGCTGAGCCGCGGCTGGCGCCGATTCGTCGGGAGCCGTCTTCAGCCTCCCGCCTCCTTCACCGCGGCCCACTCGCGTTCCATCTCCTCGAGCGAGGCCTCGTGCACCGAGCGGCCGCGCGCGTGCAGGCGCGCCTCGAGCGCGTCGAAGCGGCTCGTGAACTTCCCGTTCGCCCGGCGCAGCGCCGACTCGGGGTCGATGCCCAGCTTGCGCGACAGGTTGGCGATGGCGAAGAGCAGGTCCCCCATTTCCTCTTCGCTCCGCAGGCGGCCTTCCGAGGCGACCGCGCGGCGCAGTTCCGCGACCTCTTCCTCGATCTTGTCGAGGACGTCGGCCGGGCGGGCCCAATCGAAACCGACCGCTGCCGCGCGGGTGCCGATCTCGTAGGCGCGCAGCAGCGAGGGGAGCGAGGCGGCCAGGCCGCGAAGAACCGAGCGGCGTTCGCCGCGGTCGGACTGCTCCGTCGACTTGATCTGCTCCCACTGCTGGTGGACCTCACCGGGCGTTTCGAGCGGACGCCCGTCCGGATCGAACACGTGCGGATGGCGGCGGATCAGCTTGGCGG belongs to Vicinamibacterales bacterium and includes:
- the mazG gene encoding nucleoside triphosphate pyrophosphohydrolase, whose translation is MPLDAGQAFQQLVDIMARLRGPDGCPWDRQQTLESLRAFLLEETHEVLEAIDRGDADALRGEIGDLVFEAVFLAQICADQGRFTIGDALQAITAKLIRRHPHVFDPDGRPLETPGEVHQQWEQIKSTEQSDRGERRSVLRGLAASLPSLLRAYEIGTRAAAVGFDWARPADVLDKIEEEVAELRRAVASEGRLRSEEEMGDLLFAIANLSRKLGIDPESALRRANGKFTSRFDALEARLHARGRSVHEASLEEMEREWAAVKEAGG
- a CDS encoding DNA internalization-related competence protein ComEC/Rec2 — translated: MTAPALLAAVPLLLGVLAGSWLTPSPAWLAVALVATWTLCATTTWVRPRRETVAALGRAAALASACAGSGLAGATLGSTAQRQADRPSLLAAYDTAIADRPVHLTGVLRDDASAARTGVSLTLDVITLEGRPIDGGVRLSIAGGLALQNAAAWRAGRTLALDAALREPLDYRDPGVPSDQARLARQGIALIGSVKSAALVSVVSHGSLITESAAWLRDFVRAGTADAVGRWSPVSAGVVTAILIGDRTGLSPEDERRLQEAGTYHVIAISGGNIALLTALIIAAGRAARLPARPTAAASIGLLAFYGYAAGLAPSVLRATVAGMIYLTARAADHRGAAINAVAVAATVACVTAPLSVLDPGFILSFGATLAIVIAVNRFMPRRAARRAPRPSLPRRVLGAVGMAAAGLGAATLCAELALAPVGASLFGRVSLAGLVLNFAAIPLMEIIQTAGLAAVVLDAVAPRLAALPGWVAHIGTAGLLQSAALVDHAPWLVRDVPPPAWWLIAAWYAAWSVAIAARRRVSRMSAAAVGALAGVLMLWGAPSLRATRVRAPPPGWTRYVVLDVGQGDATLIEPAGAAPMLVDAGGAPGSTFDLGRRVTLPALWAFGVQRLGALVLTHGDPDHIGGAPPLLRALAPRAIWVGVPVPRHEPLQRLQAAASAAGIPWLSRRAGESITAGAVTLRVLNPPLPEWERQRVRNDDSVVLEARIGGVAVLLPGDISQAVEPDVLAHFEAAPLVVVKAPHHGSAGSSAPRFVATLRPALVVFSAGRRNPFGHPAAAVVERYRAAGALIFSTAEDGAIVLDTDGTRVEVWCPATGRKASLALTDR